A stretch of the Malus sylvestris chromosome 10, drMalSylv7.2, whole genome shotgun sequence genome encodes the following:
- the LOC126584454 gene encoding uncharacterized mitochondrial protein AtMg00810-like, translating to MDNCKYVNTPCRPHSQFRDSEGIPLSDATIYRSIVEALQYLTFTRPDLAYAVNTACQYMHTPTEVHYDLVKRILRYVLGSLEYGLTYSSSSNPSLVAFSDSDWAADPNTRRSVTGFVVYLGYNPISWQSKK from the coding sequence ATGGATAATTGTAAATATGTGAATACACCATGTCGACCTCATTCTCAGTTTCGTGATTCAGAGGGCATTCCCTTGTCTGATGCAACAATCTATCGCAGTATAGTCGAAGCTTTACAATACCTTACATTCACACGACCTGATTTGGCATATGCTGTTAATACTGCGTGTCAATATATGCATACTCCCACTGAAGTGCACTATGATCTGGTCAAAAGGATTTTACGCTATGTGCTAGGTTCGCTTGAATATGGACTCACTTATTCATCCTCCAGTAATCCGTCTCTTGTTGCCTTCTCAGATTCTGATTGGGCAGCTGATCCCAATACCAGGAGATCCGTTACTGGCTTTGTTGTCTATCTTGGTTATAATCCAATCTCATGGCAATCTAAGAAGTAA
- the LOC126586851 gene encoding transcription factor MTB3-like — protein MGEKFWVNEEDKVMVESVLGTEACRFLISLASENVLSDLIRPPGKLGVQQGLCQLVNGSNWNYAIFWQAVGSKSGGSALSWGDGQCRDPKDGGAGDANSSRDSSLEAVQNKEEVKKRVVEKLHACFGGLNADNYARRLDGVSDVEMFYLTSMCYAFQLDSISHCGPAESYNSRKSIWVSDAGSCLHHYQSRSFLARLAGFQTVVFVPMKSGVVELGSVKSTPEEQSYVDMVRSAFGESSLIQPKAFPMIFGRELSLGGPQSQSVNVSFTPKIEEDFVFPSESFELQSVGTSNGFQSEGGEVKLFPQMNQMMVDGFNTQTRVSSSELLKDESSTQVDEQKPRKRGRKPSNGREEPLNHVEAERQRREKLNQRFYALRAVVPNISKMDKASLLGDAITHITDLQTKIRVIETEKQMVNNKGKQLPVPEIDFQERHGDAVVRMNFPLDSHPVSDVIRTLREHKIVPQESNVSITDNDKVIHTFSIQTQGGDAEKLREKLVAFLSK, from the coding sequence ATGGGTGAGAAATTTTGGGTGAATGAAGAAGACAAGGTCATGGTTGAGTCAGTACTAGGCACCGAAGCGTGCCGGTTCTTGATCTCACTGGCTTCCGAAAATGTTTTGTCAGATTTGATTAGGCCGCCGGGTAAATTGGGTGTGCAGCAGGGGCTGTGCCAGCTTGTCAACGGGTCGAATTGGAATTATGCCATTTTCTGGCAGGCTGTTGGCTCGAAATCTGGTGGATCTGCCTTGAGTTGGGGTGATGGGCAGTGCAGGGATCCCAAGGATGGTGGAGCTGGGGACGCGAATTCTAGTCGGGATAGTAGTTTGGAGGCAGTGCAGAATAAAGAAGAGGTGAAGAAGCGGGTGGTTGAGAAGCTCCATGCatgttttggtggtttgaaTGCGGATAATTATGCAAGGAGGTTGGATGGGGTGTCAGATGTGGAGATGTTTTATCTCACTTCAATGTGTTATGCATTTCAACTTGATTCGATTTCACACTGTGGTCCTGCAGAGtcgtataactccagaaaatcaATTTGGGTTTCAGATGCAGGTAGTTGTTTACATCATTACCAGTCGAGATCATTTTTAGCAAGATTGGCTGGGTTTCAGACTGTGGTGTTTGTACCAATGAAATCAGGAGTTGTGGAACTTGGTTCGGTCAAATCAACTCCGGAAGAACAAAGTTATGTGGATATGGTTAGAAGTGCATTTGGGGAATCTAGTCTTATTCAGCCAAAGGCATTTCCAATGATATTTGGACGTGAACTAAGTCTCGGGGGTCCACAATCACAATCCGTTAACGTTTCCTTTACCCCGAAAATAGAAGAAGATTTTGTATTTCCTTCAGAGTCATTTGAATTACAATCAGTGGGTACTTCAAATGGATTTCAAAGTGAGGGTGGTGAAGTAAAACTGTTTCCTCAAATGAACCAAATGATGGTTGATGGATTCAATACCCAGACAAGGGTTTCAAGTTCGGAGCTGCTTAAGGATGAGTCATCGACACAAGTGGATGAGCAAAAACccagaaagagagggagaaagccTTCCAATGGGAGAGAAGAACCATTGAATCATGTGGAAGCAGAGCGGCAGAGGCGCGAGAAGCTTAACCAGAGGTTCTATGCACTAAGAGCTGTTGTTCCTAACATATCGAAGATGGATAAAGCCTCTCTTCTTGGTGATGCCATTACCCATATCACCGATCTCCAGACAAAGATCAGAGTCATTGAAACTGAAAAGCAGATGGTTAACAACAAGGGAAAGCAGTTGCCGGTTCCAGAGATTGATTTTCAGGAACGCCACGGGGATGCAGTTGTAAGGATGAACTTCCCATTGGATTCTCACCCGGTTTCTGATGTCATCCGAACACTAAGGGAACATAAAATTGTACCTCAAGAGTCTAATGTTTCCATAACAGACAATGATAAGGTTATTCATACATTCTCCATTCAAACTCAAGGTGGTGATGCTGAGAAGTTAAGGGAGAAGCTGGTGGCTTTTCTTTCAAAATGA